In Quercus robur chromosome 11, dhQueRobu3.1, whole genome shotgun sequence, the following proteins share a genomic window:
- the LOC126706424 gene encoding uncharacterized protein LOC126706424, which translates to MEALIYQFTLLSNQALEDKSFDPSTIEDLMKLFEIEAYNSWAAVELEQQKETQEAEVAMQQAEDYLDSVMDSAMDEFRRFEEELESMAKAELNKLEETAERARKMGSLTEKAATIASKKYIEAALNSATASMKSAWKGLSANKVHPS; encoded by the coding sequence ATGGAAGCTCTCATATATCAATTCACCCTCCTATCAAACCAAGCCTTGGAAGACAAGAGCTTCGACCCATCCACCATTGAGGACCTAATGAAGCTGTTCGAGATCGAAGCCTACAATTCATGGGCAGCCGTGGAGCTAGAACAGCAAAAAGAAACTCAAGAAGCTGAGGTTGCCATGCAACAAGCTGAGGACTACCTTGATTCGGTCATGGATAGCGCCATGGATGAGTTCAGACGGTTTGAGGAGGAACTAGAAAGCATGGCAAAGGCTGAGCTGAACAAGTTGGAGGAAACTGCTGAGAGGGCTAGGAAGATGGGGAGCTTGACTGAAAAGGCAGCAACTATTGCTTCCAAGAAGTATATAGAGGCTGCACTGAATTCTGCTACTGCTTCCATGAAATCAGCTTGGAAGGGACTTTCAGCTAACAAGGTTCATCCTTCTTAA